A stretch of Bradyrhizobium sp. CCBAU 53338 DNA encodes these proteins:
- a CDS encoding DEAD/DEAH box helicase, whose product MSFPALTPPLARALAERNYESPTPVQLAVLGEDAVDRDLLVSAQTGSGKTVAYGLAMARDLLDGAERFAQAAAPLALIVAPTRELALQVQRELTWLYEHAQARVVSCVGGMDPRREQRELAAGAHIVVGTPGRLCDHLRRNRLDISELKVVVLDEADEMLNLGFREDMEFILETTPETRRTLLFSATFPRGIVALAKQYQQDAFRIEVAGDEGGHADIEYRAIRVAPGDVEHAVVNVLRFYESPSALVFCNTRDAVRHLQAALLERGFSVVALSGELTQNERTLALQSLRDGRARICVATDVAARGIDLPSLDLVIHADLPNDPEVMQHRSGRTGRAGRKGVSVLLVPPIRRRRAEVLLNLSGIEANWGTAPQADEIRKLDHERMKDVLFTEETTAEDLALAQALLAERSAEDIAAALARLYRARLPSPEDILDPGERSSRPRDDRHRDARAPRDDGKPRGEDRSERPRAKSGKKHVMAEPTVWFRAAIGRRKNAEARWLLPMICRRGGIDKRDIGAIKISDTTTEFEISERVAESFAVKVKRPDKEDSIRIEPMTGAPQEQAPAEKRSRAPRRDEDEDDRVNRRNDDPWNANAPKPHDRPRGKPEGKYQGKPHAKSDAKPHDSGKFGKPAFGKKNKKFGNKSGDAKYAPSVTEWPGASGKKNKKKRRG is encoded by the coding sequence GTGTCCTTTCCGGCCCTGACCCCGCCGCTCGCCCGTGCCCTGGCTGAGCGCAATTACGAGTCTCCGACCCCGGTTCAGCTCGCCGTGCTCGGCGAGGATGCCGTCGATCGCGACCTCCTGGTGTCGGCCCAAACAGGCTCGGGCAAGACCGTCGCTTACGGCCTGGCCATGGCCAGGGACCTGCTCGACGGGGCCGAGCGGTTCGCGCAGGCCGCAGCTCCGCTGGCCCTGATCGTCGCGCCGACCCGCGAGCTTGCCTTGCAGGTCCAGCGCGAGCTCACTTGGCTCTATGAACATGCGCAGGCGCGCGTCGTCTCATGCGTTGGCGGCATGGACCCGCGTCGCGAGCAGCGTGAGCTCGCAGCAGGCGCCCATATCGTCGTCGGCACGCCCGGTCGCCTGTGCGATCATCTGCGGCGCAACCGCCTCGATATCTCGGAACTGAAGGTCGTCGTGCTCGACGAGGCCGACGAGATGCTCAATCTCGGCTTTCGCGAGGACATGGAGTTCATCCTTGAGACCACGCCGGAGACGCGTCGCACGCTGCTGTTTTCGGCGACGTTCCCGCGCGGGATCGTGGCGCTCGCCAAGCAGTATCAGCAGGATGCGTTTCGCATCGAGGTCGCGGGCGACGAGGGCGGTCACGCCGACATCGAGTACCGTGCCATCCGGGTGGCTCCCGGTGATGTCGAACATGCGGTCGTCAACGTGCTGCGCTTCTACGAGTCGCCGAGCGCGCTGGTGTTCTGCAACACGCGCGATGCCGTCAGGCATTTGCAGGCGGCGTTGCTGGAGCGCGGTTTTTCCGTCGTCGCTCTCTCAGGCGAATTGACGCAGAACGAGCGTACCCTGGCGCTCCAGTCGCTCCGGGACGGACGCGCCCGCATTTGCGTTGCGACCGACGTTGCCGCCCGCGGTATCGATCTGCCCAGCCTCGACCTCGTGATTCACGCCGACCTGCCGAACGACCCCGAGGTGATGCAGCATCGCTCGGGCCGCACCGGCCGCGCGGGCCGCAAGGGTGTCAGCGTCCTGCTGGTGCCGCCGATACGACGACGTCGTGCGGAGGTGTTGCTCAATCTGTCCGGCATCGAAGCGAATTGGGGCACGGCGCCGCAGGCGGACGAGATCCGCAAGCTCGATCATGAGCGGATGAAGGACGTGTTGTTCACCGAGGAGACGACCGCCGAGGATCTGGCGCTGGCGCAGGCCTTGCTGGCCGAGCGCTCGGCCGAAGACATTGCCGCAGCACTCGCGCGGCTCTATCGCGCGCGGCTGCCGTCGCCCGAAGACATTCTCGATCCGGGCGAGCGCAGCAGCCGGCCGCGTGACGATCGTCATCGCGACGCTCGCGCGCCGCGCGACGATGGAAAGCCGCGCGGCGAGGATCGCTCGGAGCGGCCTCGCGCCAAATCGGGGAAAAAGCACGTCATGGCGGAGCCGACCGTCTGGTTCCGGGCCGCCATCGGCCGCCGCAAGAATGCGGAGGCGCGCTGGCTGCTGCCGATGATCTGCCGCCGCGGCGGCATCGACAAGCGCGACATCGGCGCGATCAAGATCTCGGACACCACCACCGAGTTCGAGATCTCCGAACGCGTTGCGGAATCCTTTGCCGTCAAGGTCAAGCGTCCGGACAAGGAAGACAGCATCCGCATCGAGCCGATGACGGGCGCGCCGCAAGAGCAGGCGCCGGCGGAAAAGCGTTCACGCGCGCCAAGACGCGATGAAGATGAGGACGATCGCGTCAACCGCCGCAATGACGATCCCTGGAACGCGAACGCGCCAAAGCCACACGACAGGCCGCGGGGAAAGCCTGAAGGCAAGTACCAGGGCAAACCGCACGCCAAATCTGACGCCAAGCCTCACGACAGCGGCAAGTTCGGCAAGCCGGCGTTCGGGAAGAAGAACAAGAAATTCGGCAACAAATCCGGTGACGCCAAATACGCGCCGTCGGTCACGGAATGGCCGGGCGCCTCCGGAAAGAAGAATAAGAAGAAG
- a CDS encoding cupin domain-containing protein, translated as MADSISLADKLATFNDHWSPRTITTFNDCDVMVVKVKGEFTWHKHEDTDDFFLVLKGKLDIELRDRTVTLGPGELYVVPKGVEHRPVAREEVHLMLIEPTGTPNTGDKATAAARKLA; from the coding sequence ATGGCCGACAGCATATCGCTCGCCGACAAGCTCGCGACCTTCAATGATCATTGGTCGCCGCGCACGATCACGACCTTCAACGATTGCGACGTGATGGTGGTGAAGGTGAAGGGCGAATTCACCTGGCACAAGCACGAGGACACCGACGATTTCTTTCTCGTGCTGAAGGGCAAGCTCGACATCGAGCTGCGGGATCGCACCGTCACGCTCGGCCCAGGCGAACTCTACGTCGTGCCCAAAGGTGTCGAGCACCGCCCGGTGGCGCGCGAGGAGGTTCATCTGATGCTGATCGAGCCGACGGGCACGCCCAACACGGGCGACAAGGCGACGGCTGCCGCGCGCAAGCTCGCCTAA
- a CDS encoding zinc-binding dehydrogenase → MDSIRVCTHAGPGSEPVIKTVPWPKVGRKGALIKIGACGVCGTDLHILKGHWPKPLPWPFTLGHEIGGVIVECGDEFTEDFMSKPLKVGSKVMIPPLMPCGHCYYCIHYPQTANKCLTPVYYGRYLGFDKAPHMWGGWAEYVYVDLDMLPGTKIYKLPDDMSLRLGALSEPLTSCIRAFNRATRAGGFTWADTVVIQGSGPIGILAVAAAKEMGAGRVICVGAPEEPRLKLAREFGAEATVNIEELTSPQERIARAREIVGGFGADLVLDCSGHPTAGPEGIEMLRDGGTYVEMGQFTDAGSIETSWHRICTKDLNVLGSWGFTGNDLPLGVDMLYRTRDKYPWLKMQTIYPFTEEGVSQAVKDAMAMKTVKSTIVPWPDLVE, encoded by the coding sequence CGTGATCAAGACCGTGCCGTGGCCGAAGGTCGGCCGCAAGGGTGCGCTGATCAAGATCGGTGCGTGCGGGGTCTGCGGCACCGATCTGCATATTCTCAAAGGTCACTGGCCGAAGCCGCTGCCCTGGCCGTTCACGCTCGGCCACGAGATCGGTGGCGTCATCGTCGAATGCGGCGATGAGTTCACCGAGGATTTCATGAGCAAGCCGCTCAAGGTCGGATCGAAAGTGATGATCCCGCCGCTGATGCCGTGCGGGCATTGCTATTACTGCATCCATTATCCGCAGACCGCGAACAAATGCCTGACGCCCGTTTATTACGGCCGCTATCTCGGCTTCGACAAGGCGCCGCACATGTGGGGCGGCTGGGCCGAATATGTCTATGTCGATCTCGACATGCTGCCGGGCACCAAGATCTACAAATTGCCCGACGACATGTCGCTGCGCCTCGGCGCATTGTCCGAGCCGCTGACCTCCTGCATCCGCGCCTTCAATCGCGCAACGCGCGCCGGCGGCTTCACCTGGGCCGACACGGTGGTGATCCAGGGCTCCGGCCCGATCGGAATTCTCGCGGTCGCGGCGGCAAAAGAGATGGGAGCGGGGCGCGTAATCTGCGTCGGTGCGCCGGAGGAGCCGCGCCTCAAGCTCGCGCGCGAGTTCGGCGCGGAGGCGACGGTCAACATCGAGGAGCTCACATCGCCGCAGGAGCGCATCGCGCGCGCGAGAGAGATCGTCGGCGGTTTCGGAGCTGATTTGGTATTGGATTGCTCGGGCCATCCGACCGCCGGTCCCGAAGGCATCGAGATGCTGCGCGACGGCGGCACCTATGTCGAGATGGGCCAGTTCACCGACGCCGGCTCGATCGAGACCTCCTGGCACCGCATCTGCACCAAGGACCTCAACGTGCTCGGCTCCTGGGGCTTCACCGGCAATGATCTGCCGCTCGGCGTCGACATGCTCTACCGCACCCGCGACAAATATCCCTGGCTGAAGATGCAGACGATCTATCCGTTCACGGAAGAGGGCGTCTCGCAGGCCGTGAAGGACGCGATGGCGATGAAGACGGTGAAATCGACCATCGTGCCGTGGCCCGATCTGGTGGAGTGA